One window from the genome of Helicobacter pylori encodes:
- a CDS encoding iron-sulfur cluster assembly scaffold protein NifU — protein sequence MAKHDLVGSVLWDAYSKEVQRRMDNPTHLGVITEEQAKAKNAKLIVADYGAEACGDAVRLYWLVDESTDRIVDAKFKSFGCGTAIASSDMMVELCLNKRVQDAVKITNLDVERGLRDDPDTPAVPGQKMHCSVMAYDVIKKAAGMYLGKNAEDFEEEIIVCECARVSLGTIKEVIRLNDLKSVEEITNYTKAGAFCKSCVRPGGHEKRDYYLVDILKEVREEMEAEKLKAAANKSQNGELAFREMTMVQKIKAVDKVIDENIRAMLMMDGGDLEILDIKESDDYIDVYIRYMGACDGCMSATTGTLFAIENALQELLDRSIRVLPI from the coding sequence ATGGCAAAACATGATTTAGTGGGTTCGGTTCTCTGGGACGCGTATTCTAAAGAAGTTCAAAGGCGCATGGATAACCCCACGCATTTAGGGGTCATCACCGAAGAGCAGGCTAAAGCCAAAAACGCTAAGCTGATTGTGGCGGATTATGGTGCAGAAGCATGCGGTGATGCGGTGAGGTTGTATTGGCTTGTAGATGAAAGCACGGATAGAATTGTTGATGCGAAGTTTAAAAGCTTTGGTTGCGGAACAGCGATCGCAAGCTCAGACATGATGGTAGAGTTGTGTTTGAATAAAAGAGTCCAAGATGCGGTAAAAATCACGAATTTAGACGTGGAAAGAGGCTTAAGAGACGATCCGGACACACCGGCGGTGCCTGGGCAAAAAATGCACTGCTCCGTGATGGCGTATGATGTGATCAAAAAAGCTGCCGGCATGTATTTAGGGAAAAACGCTGAAGATTTTGAAGAAGAAATCATCGTGTGCGAGTGCGCTAGGGTGAGTTTAGGCACGATTAAAGAAGTGATTAGGCTCAATGATTTAAAAAGCGTTGAAGAAATCACTAACTACACCAAAGCCGGCGCGTTTTGTAAAAGCTGTGTGAGGCCTGGAGGGCATGAAAAAAGGGATTATTACCTGGTGGATATTCTTAAAGAAGTGCGCGAAGAAATGGAAGCTGAAAAACTTAAAGCCGCCGCGAATAAATCCCAAAATGGGGAATTGGCTTTCAGGGAAATGACTATGGTTCAAAAGATTAAAGCGGTGGATAAAGTCATAGATGAAAATATCCGCGCTATGCTTATGATGGATGGGGGGGATTTAGAGATTTTAGACATTAAAGAAAGCGATGATTACATTGATGTGTATATCCGCTACATGGGGGCATGCGATGGGTGCATGAGCGCGACTACCGGGACATTATTTGCCATTGAAAACGCCTTGCAGGAATTATTGGATCGCAGTATCAGGGTGTTACCGATTTGA
- the radA gene encoding DNA repair protein RadA yields MAKKTSLFECQHCGFTSPKWLGKCVQCNAWESFIELNQAQKEVLHALKKPLPQAQKSVSIVAIEHEEVIKFSSTQSELDIVLGGGIAKGGLYLVGGSPGVGKSTLLLKVASGLAKNQQKVLYVSGEESLSQIKMRATRLDCIEKELYLLNEINWPVIKANIESENYFACVIDSIQTLYSPEISSAPGSISQVREITFELMRLAKTRDIAVFIIGHITKEGSIAGPRVLEHMVDSVLYFEGDPSRELRILRSFKNRFGPTSEIGLFEMKEQGLVSAKEASSLFFSKEEPMEGSAITITLEGSRALILEIQALVSECSFGAPKRLANGFDTNRLNMLIALLEKKLEIPLNRHDVFINVSGGIKISEPACDLAVIASILSSFKNRKIDNKTAFLGEVSLNGRILEAPNLNARLKEMENYGFLKAILPKKPSQKTSIKCYEANAVGKIVEWM; encoded by the coding sequence TTGGCTAAAAAAACTTCTTTATTTGAGTGTCAGCATTGCGGTTTTACAAGCCCTAAGTGGTTGGGCAAGTGCGTTCAATGCAACGCATGGGAGAGTTTTATAGAATTGAACCAAGCTCAAAAGGAAGTTTTACACGCGCTTAAAAAACCGCTCCCACAAGCGCAAAAAAGCGTTTCTATCGTTGCAATTGAGCATGAAGAAGTCATTAAGTTTTCTTCCACTCAAAGCGAATTGGATATTGTTTTAGGTGGGGGGATCGCTAAAGGGGGGTTGTATTTAGTGGGGGGGAGTCCTGGGGTGGGGAAATCCACTCTGCTTTTAAAAGTGGCTTCTGGCTTAGCCAAGAACCAGCAAAAGGTTTTGTACGTGAGCGGGGAAGAGAGCTTGAGCCAGATTAAAATGCGCGCCACTAGATTGGATTGCATAGAAAAAGAATTGTATCTGCTCAATGAAATCAATTGGCCTGTGATTAAGGCGAATATTGAGAGCGAAAATTATTTTGCGTGCGTGATTGATTCCATTCAAACGCTTTATTCGCCAGAGATTTCTTCAGCGCCCGGCTCTATTTCGCAAGTGCGAGAGATCACTTTTGAACTCATGCGTTTAGCCAAAACAAGAGATATTGCTGTTTTTATCATCGGCCATATCACTAAAGAAGGGAGCATCGCAGGGCCTAGGGTGCTAGAGCATATGGTGGATAGCGTGCTGTATTTTGAGGGCGATCCCAGTAGGGAATTAAGGATTTTAAGGAGTTTTAAAAACCGCTTTGGCCCTACGAGTGAGATCGGCTTGTTTGAAATGAAAGAGCAGGGTTTGGTGAGTGCTAAAGAAGCTTCAAGCTTGTTTTTTTCTAAAGAAGAGCCTATGGAGGGGAGTGCGATTACCATCACTTTAGAAGGATCAAGGGCGTTGATTTTAGAGATTCAGGCGTTGGTGAGCGAGTGCAGTTTTGGAGCGCCCAAACGATTAGCGAACGGGTTTGACACCAACCGCCTTAACATGCTCATCGCTTTATTAGAAAAAAAGCTAGAAATCCCCTTAAACCGCCATGATGTGTTTATTAATGTGAGCGGAGGCATTAAGATTAGCGAGCCGGCTTGCGATTTGGCGGTCATTGCCAGTATCCTTTCAAGCTTTAAAAACAGAAAAATTGACAATAAAACGGCGTTTTTGGGCGAAGTGAGTTTGAATGGCAGGATTTTAGAAGCCCCTAATTTGAACGCCAGATTGAAAGAAATGGAAAATTACGGCTTTTTAAAAGCCATTTTGCCTAAAAAACCCAGTCAAAAAACCTCTATCAAATGCTATGAAGCCAATGCGGTAGGGAAGATTGTTGAATGGATGTGA
- the msrB gene encoding peptide-methionine (R)-S-oxide reductase MsrB codes for MKVLSYLKNFYLFLAIGAIMQANENMGSKLPKTDERVIYLAGGCFWGLEAYMERIYGVIDASSGYANGKTSSTNYEKLHESDHAESVKVIYDPKKISLDKLLRYYFKVVDPVSVNKQGNDVGRQYRTGIYYVNSADKEVIDNALKALQKEVKGKIAIEVEPLKNYVRAEEYHQDYLKKHPGGYCHIDLKKADEVIVDSDKYTKPSDEALKKKLTKLQYEVTQNKHTEKPFENEYYNKEEEGIYVDITTGEPLFSSADKYDSGCGWPSFSKPINKDVVKYEDDESLNRKRIEVLSRIGKAHLGHVFNDGPKELGGLRYCINSAALRFIPLKDMEKEGYGEFIPYIKKGELKKYIQDKKTH; via the coding sequence ATGAAGGTATTATCTTATTTGAAAAATTTTTATCTTTTTTTAGCGATAGGAGCAATTATGCAAGCGAATGAAAACATGGGATCTAAACTTCCCAAAACCGATGAAAGAGTGATTTACTTGGCTGGGGGGTGCTTTTGGGGGTTAGAGGCGTATATGGAGAGGATTTATGGCGTCATAGACGCAAGCTCTGGTTACGCTAACGGCAAGACTTCAAGCACGAATTATGAAAAATTGCATGAAAGCGATCATGCTGAAAGCGTGAAAGTGATCTATGATCCTAAAAAAATCAGTTTGGACAAGTTGTTGCGTTACTATTTTAAGGTGGTTGATCCGGTGAGCGTGAACAAGCAGGGTAATGATGTGGGCAGGCAGTATCGCACAGGGATTTACTATGTCAATAGCGCGGATAAAGAAGTGATAGACAACGCCTTAAAAGCGTTACAAAAAGAAGTGAAAGGCAAAATCGCCATTGAGGTAGAGCCGTTAAAAAATTATGTGAGGGCTGAAGAATACCACCAGGATTATTTGAAAAAACACCCTGGTGGTTATTGCCATATTGATTTGAAAAAGGCGGATGAAGTGATTGTAGATAGCGATAAATACACCAAACCAAGCGATGAAGCTTTAAAGAAAAAACTCACCAAACTCCAGTATGAGGTGACTCAAAACAAACACACTGAGAAACCTTTTGAGAATGAGTATTACAACAAAGAAGAAGAGGGCATTTATGTGGATATTACCACCGGCGAGCCGTTATTTTCTTCAGCGGATAAATACGACTCCGGTTGCGGGTGGCCAAGCTTTTCTAAGCCTATCAATAAAGATGTGGTGAAATACGAAGACGATGAGAGCCTTAACAGGAAACGCATTGAAGTGTTGAGTCGCATTGGTAAGGCGCATTTAGGGCATGTGTTTAACGATGGACCTAAGGAATTGGGGGGCTTAAGGTATTGTATCAATAGCGCGGCTTTGAGATTTATCCCCTTAAAAGACATGGAAAAAGAGGGTTATGGCGAGTTTATCCCTTATATCAAAAAGGGTGAATTGAAAAAATACATCCAAGATAAAAAAACGCATTAA
- a CDS encoding outer membrane protein: MKIKKSLLLSLSLMLSLSRAEDDGFYMSVGYQIGEAVQKVKNTGALQNLADKYDNLSNLLNQYNYLNSLVNLASTPSAITGAIDNLSSSAINLTSATTTSPAYQAVALALNAAVGMWQVIAFGISCGPGPNLGTEHLENGGVRSFSNTPNYSYNTNSGTTTTTCNGASNVGPNGILSSSEYQTLNTAYQTIQTALNQSQGGGMPALNGSKKMVVNINQTFTRNPTTEYTYPDGNGNYYSGGSSIPIQLKISSVNDAENLLQQAATIINVLTTQNPHVNGGGGAWGFGGKTGSVMDIFGDSFNAINEMIKNAQAVLEKTKQLNANENAQITQPENFNPYTSKDKGFAQEMLNRANAQAEILGLAKQVADNFHSIQGPIQQDLEECLAGSAGVINDNTYGSGCAFVKETLNSLEQHTAYYGNQVNQEKALAQTILDFKGALNTLNNDQKAINSAISSLPNAKSLQNMTHSTQNPNSPEGLLTYSLDSNKYNQLQATTQELGKNPFRRFGMISSQTNNGAMNGIGVQVGYKQFFGKKRNWGLRYYGFFDYNHAFIKSSFFNSASDVWTYGVGMDVLYNFINDKNTNFLGKNNKLSVGLFGGFALAGTSWLNSEFVNLNMVGNIYSAKVNVANFQFLFNLGLRMNLARAKKKDSDHAAQHGVELGVKIPTINTDYYSFMGAELKYRRLYSVYLNYVFAY, translated from the coding sequence ATGAAAATCAAAAAATCCCTCTTGCTCTCTCTTTCTCTCATGCTCTCATTATCAAGGGCTGAAGACGATGGATTTTACATGAGCGTGGGCTATCAGATCGGTGAAGCGGTTCAAAAAGTGAAAAACACAGGAGCATTGCAAAACCTTGCGGACAAATACGATAATTTGAGCAACCTTTTAAACCAATACAACTACCTTAACTCTTTAGTCAATCTAGCCAGCACGCCCAGTGCGATTACCGGTGCGATTGACAATCTAAGCTCAAGCGCGATCAATCTCACTAGCGCTACCACCACTTCTCCCGCCTATCAAGCTGTAGCTTTAGCGCTCAATGCCGCTGTGGGCATGTGGCAAGTCATAGCCTTTGGTATCAGCTGTGGTCCTGGCCCAAATCTTGGCACAGAACATTTAGAAAATGGGGGCGTTCGATCGTTTAGTAACACGCCAAACTACAGCTACAACACTAATAGCGGAACGACCACCACCACTTGCAATGGAGCTAGCAATGTAGGGCCAAATGGTATCCTATCTAGTAGTGAATACCAGACTCTCAATACCGCTTATCAAACTATCCAAACCGCTTTAAACCAAAGTCAAGGAGGTGGGATGCCTGCCTTGAACGGATCCAAAAAAATGGTAGTCAATATCAATCAAACTTTCACAAGAAACCCTACCACAGAATACACTTACCCCGATGGGAATGGCAATTATTATTCAGGCGGATCATCAATCCCAATCCAGCTAAAGATTAGCAGCGTCAATGACGCTGAAAACCTTTTGCAACAAGCCGCTACCATCATCAATGTCCTTACCACCCAAAACCCGCATGTGAATGGTGGCGGTGGGGCATGGGGGTTTGGCGGCAAGACTGGGAGTGTGATGGATATTTTTGGCGATAGTTTTAACGCAATTAACGAGATGATTAAAAACGCTCAAGCCGTTTTAGAAAAAACTAAGCAGCTTAACGCTAATGAAAACGCCCAAATCACGCAACCAGAAAATTTCAACCCCTACACTTCTAAAGACAAAGGGTTTGCTCAAGAAATGCTCAATAGAGCTAACGCTCAAGCAGAAATTTTAGGTTTAGCTAAGCAAGTTGCGGACAATTTCCACAGCATTCAAGGGCCTATCCAACAAGATCTAGAAGAATGTTTGGCAGGATCAGCTGGTGTGATTAACGACAACACTTATGGTTCAGGCTGCGCGTTTGTGAAAGAGACTTTAAACTCTTTAGAGCAACACACCGCTTATTATGGCAACCAGGTCAATCAAGAGAAAGCTTTGGCTCAAACCATTTTGGATTTTAAAGGAGCTCTTAACACTTTAAACAACGACCAAAAAGCGATCAATAGCGCTATCTCTAGCTTGCCTAACGCTAAATCTCTTCAAAACATGACGCATTCCACTCAAAACCCCAATTCCCCAGAAGGTCTGCTCACTTATTCTTTGGATTCAAACAAATACAACCAGCTCCAAGCCACCACGCAAGAATTAGGCAAAAACCCTTTCAGGCGCTTTGGCATGATCAGTTCTCAAACCAACAATGGGGCGATGAACGGCATCGGCGTGCAAGTGGGCTACAAACAATTCTTTGGCAAAAAAAGGAATTGGGGGTTAAGGTATTACGGCTTTTTTGACTATAACCATGCATTCATTAAATCTAGCTTTTTTAACTCGGCTTCTGATGTGTGGACTTATGGGGTGGGTATGGATGTGCTTTATAACTTCATCAACGATAAAAACACCAACTTTTTAGGCAAGAATAACAAGCTTTCTGTGGGGCTTTTTGGTGGCTTTGCGCTAGCTGGGACTTCGTGGCTTAATTCTGAATTTGTGAATTTGAATATGGTGGGTAATATCTATAGCGCTAAAGTGAATGTGGCGAATTTCCAATTTTTATTCAATTTAGGCTTGAGAATGAATCTCGCTAGGGCAAAGAAAAAAGACAGCGATCATGCGGCTCAGCATGGCGTGGAATTAGGCGTGAAAATCCCTACCATTAACACGGATTATTATTCTTTCATGGGCGCTGAACTCAAATACAGAAGGCTCTATAGCGTGTATCTCAATTATGTGTTTGCTTACTAA
- a CDS encoding sulfite exporter TauE/SafE family protein yields MEESTAFILALVGLFTGITAGFFGIGGGEIVVPSAIFAHFSYSHAVGISLMQMLFSSVIGSIINYKKGLLDLKEGSFAAFGGLMGAILGSFILKIIDDKILMAVFVVVVCYTFIKYAFSSNKKPEHFEEMHFDLHANNKTPEKKRAIPFVSMDRTHGVLMLAGFVTGIFSIPLGMGGGILMVPFLGYFLKYDSKKIVPLGLFFVVFASLSGVISLYNGKVLDDISVQAGVITGIGAFLGVGIGIKLIALANEKVHKILLLLIYALSILATLHKLIMG; encoded by the coding sequence ATGGAAGAATCAACAGCGTTTATTTTGGCTCTTGTGGGGCTATTCACCGGCATTACCGCTGGGTTTTTTGGTATTGGTGGGGGGGAGATTGTCGTCCCTAGCGCGATTTTTGCGCATTTTAGCTATAGCCATGCGGTGGGTATTTCGCTCATGCAAATGCTTTTTTCTTCAGTAATCGGCTCTATCATCAATTACAAAAAGGGCTTATTGGATTTGAAAGAAGGCTCATTTGCCGCGTTTGGAGGGCTAATGGGGGCGATTTTAGGGAGCTTTATTTTAAAAATCATTGACGATAAGATTTTAATGGCTGTGTTTGTGGTGGTGGTGTGCTACACCTTTATCAAATACGCTTTTTCTAGCAACAAGAAGCCAGAGCATTTTGAAGAAATGCATTTTGATTTGCATGCGAATAACAAAACGCCCGAAAAAAAGCGCGCAATCCCCTTTGTGTCTATGGATAGAACGCATGGGGTTTTGATGCTCGCCGGTTTTGTTACTGGCATCTTTTCTATCCCGCTAGGCATGGGTGGGGGGATTTTAATGGTGCCGTTTTTGGGCTATTTTTTGAAATACGATTCCAAAAAAATCGTGCCTTTGGGGCTATTTTTTGTGGTGTTCGCTTCTTTATCTGGGGTCATCTCTCTTTATAATGGGAAGGTTCTTGATGATATAAGCGTTCAAGCGGGGGTGATTACCGGTATTGGAGCGTTTTTAGGGGTGGGCATTGGCATCAAGCTCATTGCTTTGGCTAATGAAAAGGTGCATAAAATCTTATTGCTCCTCATTTATGCCTTAAGCATTTTAGCGACTTTACACAAGCTCATTATGGGGTAA
- a CDS encoding ribbon-helix-helix domain-containing protein — protein MKTTENTDETHLRGTKNKLGRKPKADANKKTRAVSLYFSDEQYQKLEKMANEEEESVGSYIKRYILKALRKIEQNGA, from the coding sequence ATGAAAACGACAGAAAACACAGATGAAACTCACTTAAGGGGAACTAAAAATAAACTAGGACGCAAACCAAAAGCAGACGCTAATAAAAAAACTCGCGCGGTAAGCTTGTATTTTTCTGATGAGCAATACCAAAAACTAGAGAAAATGGCTAACGAAGAAGAAGAAAGCGTGGGATCTTATATCAAACGCTATATTTTGAAGGCTTTAAGAAAAATAGAGCAAAATGGCGCTTGA
- a CDS encoding NifS family cysteine desulfurase has translation MLQRIYLDNNATTRIDPKVKEIMDPFLRDHYGNPSSLHQFGTETHPAIAEALDKLYKGINARDIDDVIITSCATESNNWVLKGVYFDECLKKGKNHIVTTVAEHPAVRSTCNFLESLGVEVTYLPINEHGSITADQVKEAITEKTALVSVMWANNETGLIFPIEEIGAICKEKGVLFHTDAVQAIGKIPVDVLKANADFLSFSAHKFHGPKGIGGLYIRSGVGLTPLFHGGEHMNGRRSGTLNVPYIVGMGEAMRLAVEHLDYEKEVVGKLRDKLEEALLKIPDVMVVGDRIHRVPNTTLVSVRGIEGEAMLWDLNRSNIAASTGSACASEDLEANPVMVAIGASKELAHTAIRLSLSRFNTEAEIDKTIEVFSQAAVRLRNISSSY, from the coding sequence TTGTTACAACGAATTTATTTAGACAATAACGCTACAACTAGGATTGACCCTAAAGTCAAAGAGATCATGGATCCTTTTTTAAGGGATCATTACGGGAACCCTAGCTCGTTGCACCAGTTTGGCACAGAAACCCACCCAGCCATTGCAGAAGCTTTAGATAAGCTTTATAAGGGCATTAACGCTAGGGATATAGACGATGTGATCATCACTTCTTGTGCGACAGAGAGCAATAATTGGGTTTTAAAGGGCGTGTATTTTGATGAATGTTTGAAAAAGGGCAAAAACCATATTGTAACCACGGTTGCAGAGCATCCGGCGGTGCGATCCACTTGTAATTTTTTAGAAAGCTTGGGGGTGGAGGTTACTTACTTGCCCATTAATGAGCATGGGAGTATCACCGCCGATCAAGTCAAAGAAGCGATCACAGAAAAAACCGCTCTAGTGAGCGTGATGTGGGCGAATAATGAAACCGGTCTCATTTTCCCTATTGAAGAAATTGGGGCTATTTGTAAAGAAAAGGGCGTGTTGTTCCATACCGATGCGGTGCAAGCGATTGGTAAAATCCCTGTAGATGTGTTGAAAGCGAATGCGGATTTCCTTTCTTTTAGTGCGCACAAATTCCATGGGCCTAAAGGCATTGGGGGGTTGTATATTAGAAGTGGGGTGGGATTGACCCCTCTTTTTCATGGCGGGGAGCATATGAATGGCAGGCGTAGCGGGACTTTGAACGTGCCTTATATTGTGGGCATGGGCGAAGCGATGAGATTAGCCGTAGAGCATTTAGACTATGAAAAAGAAGTGGTAGGGAAATTGCGCGACAAATTAGAAGAAGCGCTTTTGAAAATCCCTGATGTGATGGTGGTGGGGGATCGAATCCATCGTGTGCCTAACACGACTTTAGTCAGCGTGAGAGGGATTGAAGGAGAGGCCATGCTGTGGGATTTAAACCGCTCTAATATCGCCGCTTCCACAGGGAGCGCGTGCGCGAGTGAGGATTTAGAGGCTAATCCTGTAATGGTGGCGATTGGAGCGAGTAAGGAATTGGCTCATACCGCTATCAGGCTCTCATTGAGCCGTTTTAACACGGAAGCTGAAATTGATAAAACGATTGAAGTTTTCTCTCAAGCGGCTGTAAGATTGAGAAACATTTCAAGCTCTTATTAA
- a CDS encoding SulP family inorganic anion transporter, whose amino-acid sequence MLEKIQKEWLSNIQKDLLSGFVVGLSVIPETAGFAIMVGLDVGVAFYTTFYMAFVLSLFGARKAMISAAAGSVALILVGVVKNYGLEYAGVATLMAGVLQILLGYLKIGNLLRFIPQSVMYGFVNALGILLLMEQFKFLQNQNLGVFVLLAIGILIIYLFPLITKKIPSNLVCILIVSAIALIFDTHAPNLGSIEQGVSGFHFLIIPKNLDFKMVLELLPYALSLALVGTIESLLTAKTLDVILKDGVSDKNKETKAQGLGNIISGLLGGMTGCALVGQSIINAKSGAKTRLSTFFAGFSLMVLILVFNEYVVKIPIVAVVAVMVMISFTTFNFQSVINIKKIKLYDTLNMLLVVAVVLYTHNLAIGVVVGVLVNALWIKSKGIA is encoded by the coding sequence ATGTTGGAAAAGATACAAAAAGAATGGCTGAGCAACATTCAAAAAGATTTGTTGTCTGGTTTTGTGGTGGGGCTTTCTGTGATCCCAGAGACGGCCGGTTTTGCGATCATGGTGGGTTTAGATGTGGGCGTAGCGTTTTATACGACCTTTTATATGGCTTTTGTTTTGTCTCTTTTTGGGGCTAGAAAGGCGATGATTAGTGCAGCGGCCGGCTCAGTGGCGCTCATTTTAGTGGGCGTGGTTAAAAACTATGGGCTTGAATACGCGGGCGTGGCGACTCTTATGGCAGGGGTGTTGCAAATTCTTTTAGGCTATTTGAAAATAGGGAATCTTTTGAGGTTTATCCCCCAATCAGTGATGTATGGCTTTGTGAACGCGCTAGGCATTTTGCTGTTAATGGAGCAATTCAAATTCCTTCAAAACCAAAATTTAGGGGTGTTTGTCTTGCTCGCTATTGGGATACTCATCATTTACCTCTTCCCCTTAATCACTAAAAAAATCCCCTCTAATCTGGTTTGTATCCTTATAGTGAGCGCGATCGCTTTAATTTTTGATACGCATGCACCGAATTTAGGGAGCATTGAGCAAGGGGTTTCAGGCTTTCATTTTCTTATCATCCCCAAAAATTTGGATTTTAAAATGGTGTTAGAATTGTTGCCTTACGCTCTTTCTTTAGCACTAGTGGGCACGATAGAAAGCTTATTGACCGCTAAAACTCTAGATGTCATTTTAAAAGACGGCGTGAGCGATAAAAATAAAGAAACTAAAGCGCAAGGCTTGGGGAATATCATCTCAGGGCTTTTGGGGGGAATGACAGGGTGCGCTTTAGTGGGGCAGTCTATCATTAACGCAAAATCCGGGGCCAAAACAAGGCTTTCTACTTTTTTTGCCGGCTTTTCTTTAATGGTGCTAATATTAGTGTTTAATGAATACGTGGTTAAGATCCCCATTGTAGCGGTTGTGGCGGTGATGGTGATGATTTCTTTCACCACTTTTAATTTCCAATCCGTTATTAACATTAAAAAAATCAAGCTCTATGACACGCTAAACATGCTTTTAGTCGTGGCGGTGGTTTTATACACGCATAATTTAGCGATAGGGGTTGTGGTGGGGGTTTTAGTCAATGCGTTATGGATCAAATCAAAAGGGATTGCATGA